In one window of Qipengyuania profundimaris DNA:
- a CDS encoding OmpH family outer membrane protein — translation MTSKTKILAAAALAGAAIASTPATAQVTGAIATSSPEAVIVRSQARIAAYQQIEQQYTAQLTQIRTLRQEAATLQQSLDTNNDGQLTQAEAQANPSVVQQVQQKEQQIQQVSQPIVLAQTYAIEQLINDYSNVQQQVVQQKNIQLLLSPDAVQWAPETLNVTNDLVTVMNQRVPSVQITPPANWRPRQESLQTQQTVSQILVGVAQQQAAQQAAQQQGQQPAQQQPAGR, via the coding sequence ATGACCAGCAAGACCAAGATTCTCGCTGCCGCGGCTCTCGCAGGCGCGGCTATCGCCAGCACTCCCGCCACCGCGCAGGTGACCGGCGCGATCGCCACCAGTAGCCCGGAAGCAGTGATAGTGCGCTCGCAGGCGCGCATTGCCGCTTACCAGCAGATCGAGCAGCAATACACTGCGCAGCTCACCCAGATCCGTACGCTTCGCCAGGAAGCCGCGACGCTGCAGCAGAGCCTCGATACCAATAACGACGGTCAGTTGACTCAGGCCGAAGCGCAGGCCAACCCCTCGGTCGTGCAACAGGTCCAGCAGAAGGAACAGCAGATCCAGCAGGTTTCGCAGCCGATCGTGCTGGCGCAGACCTATGCCATCGAGCAGCTGATCAACGACTATAGCAACGTCCAGCAGCAGGTGGTGCAGCAGAAGAACATCCAGCTCCTCCTCTCGCCGGATGCGGTCCAGTGGGCGCCCGAAACGCTCAACGTCACGAACGATCTTGTCACAGTCATGAACCAGCGCGTGCCGAGCGTGCAGATTACGCCGCCGGCGAACTGGCGTCCGCGCCAGGAATCGCTGCAGACCCAGCAGACGGTTTCGCAGATCCTTGTCGGCGTCGCGCAGCAGCAGGCTGCCCAGCAAGCCGCCCAGCAGCAGGGCCAGCAGCCCGCGCAGCAGCAGCCGGCCGGCCGCTGA
- the fabZ gene encoding 3-hydroxyacyl-ACP dehydratase FabZ has protein sequence MSEETTGFDVVQVLKRLPHRYPLLLVDRVKELVVDERIHAIKAVSFNEDFFQGHFPGSPIMPGVLQIEALAQAAGVLAVESLGLAGSGKLVYFMAIENAKFRAPVTPGVLLDLKAEFVQKRARVCKFAGEASVEGKVTCEVSFTAMIADAPE, from the coding sequence ATGAGCGAGGAAACGACCGGTTTCGACGTAGTGCAGGTTCTCAAGCGCCTGCCGCATCGCTATCCCCTGCTCCTGGTCGACCGGGTGAAAGAGCTGGTCGTCGACGAGCGCATCCACGCGATCAAGGCGGTCAGCTTCAACGAGGATTTCTTCCAGGGCCACTTCCCCGGATCGCCGATCATGCCCGGCGTCCTCCAGATCGAAGCGCTGGCGCAGGCAGCTGGCGTTCTCGCGGTCGAAAGCCTCGGCCTCGCGGGATCGGGCAAGCTCGTCTATTTCATGGCGATCGAGAACGCGAAGTTTCGCGCGCCCGTGACACCGGGCGTGCTGCTCGACCTCAAGGCCGAATTCGTCCAGAAACGCGCCCGCGTTTGCAAATTCGCTGGCGAAGCTTCGGTAGAGGGCAAGGTGACGTGCGAAGTCAGCTTCACGGCGATGATCGCCGACGCACCTGAATAA
- the rpmE gene encoding 50S ribosomal protein L31, with protein sequence MKTDGHPDYHMITVKMTDGTEFQTRSTWGSEGDTLTLEIDPTSHPAWTGGKQQLQEGGRVAAFNKRFGGLSLKKN encoded by the coding sequence ATGAAGACCGATGGCCACCCCGACTATCACATGATCACGGTCAAGATGACCGATGGCACCGAATTCCAGACGCGCTCGACCTGGGGCAGCGAAGGCGACACGCTGACGCTCGAAATCGACCCGACGAGCCACCCGGCGTGGACCGGCGGCAAGCAGCAGCTTCAGGAAGGCGGCCGTGTCGCAGCCTTCAACAAGCGCTTCGGCGGCCTCAGCCTCAAGAAGAACTGA
- a CDS encoding prolyl hydroxylase family protein has protein sequence MTGSGESSAERLLAEDGMQRVPSPKVELFQLRDFVPPELCAELIALIETDRRPSTLADAGDDHYFRTSETCDLSADEPAVQALENKLHALTRIDPAHGEPLQGQRYDVGQEFKPHCDYFNPGGQDWEKYCSVAGQRTWTFMIYLNDVEAGGATRFKAIGKTFQPEAGKLLGWNNRRPDGRENPNTIHHGMKVRKGVKYVITKWYREKEWGW, from the coding sequence ATGACGGGGTCGGGCGAATCTTCGGCAGAACGGCTGCTTGCGGAGGACGGCATGCAACGCGTGCCGAGCCCGAAGGTCGAGCTGTTCCAGCTCCGCGATTTCGTGCCGCCGGAACTGTGCGCCGAGCTGATCGCGCTGATCGAAACGGACCGCCGCCCCTCCACCCTCGCCGATGCGGGCGACGACCATTATTTCCGCACCAGCGAAACCTGCGACCTGTCGGCAGACGAGCCCGCGGTTCAGGCGCTGGAAAACAAGCTCCATGCGCTGACCCGGATCGACCCCGCACATGGCGAGCCGCTGCAGGGCCAGCGCTACGATGTCGGCCAGGAGTTCAAGCCGCATTGCGACTATTTCAATCCCGGCGGCCAGGACTGGGAGAAATACTGTTCGGTCGCCGGCCAGCGGACCTGGACGTTCATGATCTATCTAAACGATGTGGAAGCCGGCGGCGCAACGCGGTTCAAAGCCATCGGCAAGACATTCCAGCCCGAAGCAGGCAAGCTGCTTGGCTGGAACAACCGTCGCCCCGACGGCCGCGAGAACCCGAACACAATCCACCACGGCATGAAGGTCCGCAAGGGCGTGAAATACGTGATCACGAAGTGGTATCGCGAGAAGGAGTGGGGGTGGTAA
- a CDS encoding Leu/Phe/Val dehydrogenase — MTAFWTEADYDDHELVHFVRDRKSGLTAIIALHSTHLGPGAGGTRFWHYAEPGDAMRDALRLSRGMSYKNAMAGLPMGGGKAVILAPEDKSKTPEMLAAFADAVEGLGGKYVTAEDVGISEADMAAVAERTQYVSGLPVEGEDAAGGDPGPFTALGIFLGIKAAVQHKLGKDSVEGVHVAIQGTGSVGGGVARLLAKEGAKLTLSDVNQDRAESLATELGADTAAPDAVMSIACDVFSPNALGAVLDDEGIARLDCKIVAGGANNQLRRPEHGPMLAERGILYAPDYVINAGGIISVTLEYLCRCDKAPCDINEVRKRIAQIPGRLEQIWKESDESGLSPDQVADRMAQRLIGRA, encoded by the coding sequence ATGACGGCTTTCTGGACCGAAGCGGACTACGACGATCACGAACTCGTGCATTTCGTGCGTGACCGGAAAAGCGGCCTCACGGCGATAATCGCGCTCCATTCCACCCATCTCGGCCCGGGCGCGGGCGGTACGCGCTTCTGGCATTATGCCGAACCCGGCGATGCGATGCGCGATGCCCTGCGCCTCTCGCGCGGGATGAGCTACAAGAACGCCATGGCCGGCCTGCCCATGGGCGGCGGCAAGGCCGTGATCCTCGCACCGGAAGACAAGAGCAAGACGCCCGAAATGCTCGCCGCTTTCGCCGATGCCGTCGAAGGTCTCGGCGGCAAGTATGTGACCGCCGAGGACGTCGGTATCTCCGAAGCCGACATGGCGGCCGTCGCCGAGCGCACGCAATATGTCTCCGGCCTTCCGGTCGAGGGCGAGGACGCCGCGGGTGGCGATCCGGGGCCCTTCACCGCGCTTGGCATCTTCCTCGGCATCAAGGCCGCGGTGCAGCACAAGCTCGGCAAGGACAGCGTCGAAGGCGTGCATGTCGCGATTCAGGGCACCGGCAGCGTCGGTGGCGGTGTCGCGCGGCTCCTCGCCAAGGAGGGTGCGAAGCTGACGCTGTCGGATGTCAATCAGGACCGCGCCGAATCGCTGGCCACGGAACTTGGAGCCGATACCGCCGCGCCCGATGCGGTCATGTCCATTGCCTGCGACGTATTCAGTCCGAATGCGCTTGGTGCAGTGCTCGACGACGAAGGGATTGCCCGGCTGGACTGTAAAATCGTGGCTGGCGGGGCGAACAATCAACTGCGACGGCCCGAACATGGCCCCATGCTGGCAGAGCGCGGCATTCTCTACGCGCCGGACTATGTCATCAACGCTGGCGGCATCATCTCGGTGACGCTCGAATACCTCTGCCGGTGTGACAAAGCGCCGTGCGACATCAACGAGGTCCGCAAGCGCATTGCGCAAATCCCCGGTCGTCTCGAGCAGATCTGGAAGGAGAGCGACGAAAGCGGCCTTTCTCCCGATCAGGTCGCCGATCGCATGGCGCAGCGCTTGATCGGGCGCGCCTGA
- the ccmC gene encoding heme ABC transporter permease CcmC, translating into MHGFANPKRFLTLASWLTPLLLVAGLVSSAGALWWGLTQVSPDRLMGETVRILFLHVPAAWLGMGGWTAIAISSLVYLVWRHPLAALAARAAAVPGLVFTLICLVTGSIWGRPTWGTWWVWDGRLTSMLVLAFLYAAYIALAQAAAREGVSARIPAIFGLMGAINIPIINRSVVWWNSLHQPPSITMGNSAIDGEYLAPLLVAVVGFSLIFGGIVLARMRALLADIQTEARLRRRASEAL; encoded by the coding sequence ATGCACGGCTTCGCCAATCCCAAACGGTTTTTAACGCTCGCCAGCTGGCTGACGCCGCTGTTGCTTGTTGCAGGACTCGTGTCGAGCGCGGGCGCGCTGTGGTGGGGGCTGACGCAGGTTTCGCCCGACCGGTTGATGGGTGAGACGGTGCGCATCCTGTTCCTGCACGTGCCCGCAGCATGGCTGGGCATGGGAGGATGGACCGCAATTGCTATTTCCAGCCTCGTATACCTCGTGTGGCGGCACCCGCTCGCGGCACTTGCCGCGCGTGCAGCGGCAGTGCCCGGCCTCGTCTTCACGCTGATCTGCCTCGTCACCGGATCGATCTGGGGGCGGCCGACCTGGGGGACGTGGTGGGTGTGGGACGGCAGGCTGACCAGCATGCTGGTGCTCGCCTTCCTCTACGCCGCCTATATCGCGCTGGCGCAAGCCGCTGCCCGTGAGGGAGTGAGCGCCCGCATCCCGGCGATCTTCGGATTGATGGGCGCGATCAACATCCCGATCATCAATCGCAGCGTCGTCTGGTGGAATTCGTTGCACCAGCCGCCGAGCATTACCATGGGCAATAGCGCCATCGATGGCGAATACCTTGCGCCGCTGCTGGTCGCAGTCGTCGGCTTCTCGCTGATCTTCGGCGGGATCGTGCTGGCGCGCATGCGAGCGCTGCTGGCCGACATCCAGACCGAAGCGCGCCTTCGCCGCCGGGCGAGCGAGGCCTTATAA
- the ccmE gene encoding cytochrome c maturation protein CcmE, which produces MSALKPKHQRLILVVLAIVALIGAGLLAAYALRNQANYFYLPEQMQADPPAVGQAVRLGGMVERGSLTTDNDGVTLRFAVTGNDGSRIPVRFSGIAPDLFVEGSGVVAEGRLAPDGTFVADNLLAKHDENYVPKELEGMSEMQAAKMAEETTVGIE; this is translated from the coding sequence ATGAGCGCGCTCAAACCCAAGCATCAGCGGCTGATCCTCGTGGTCCTGGCTATCGTGGCGCTAATCGGCGCGGGGCTGCTCGCGGCCTACGCGCTGCGCAATCAGGCGAACTATTTCTACTTGCCGGAGCAGATGCAGGCCGATCCGCCCGCCGTGGGTCAGGCCGTGAGGCTGGGAGGCATGGTCGAACGGGGTTCGCTCACGACCGATAATGACGGTGTGACGCTGCGATTTGCCGTAACAGGCAACGATGGCTCGCGCATTCCGGTGCGCTTCAGCGGAATCGCCCCCGACCTCTTCGTCGAAGGTTCCGGCGTCGTGGCCGAGGGTCGGCTGGCGCCCGACGGCACCTTCGTGGCAGACAATCTGCTGGCCAAGCATGACGAGAATTACGTGCCCAAGGAACTCGAGGGCATGAGCGAGATGCAGGCCGCGAAGATGGCCGAAGAGACGACGGTCGGCATCGAATGA
- a CDS encoding heme lyase CcmF/NrfE family subunit produces MIAELGHAALWLAAALAALQMAAGFLAVRAGDRSEIARLVRPSAVVQATLASIAFAMLLWLFAITDLSVKLVAANSHSLKPLVFKLSGAWGNHEGSMLLWVTVMSLSGGLIALAEKRLPERTMQATLAAQGLVSLGFYAFLILSSNPFERLPVPAPEGLGLNPLLQDLGLAFHPPTLYMGYVGLSVAFSFAVGALLTRQVTPDFASAMRPWVLGAWVFLTLGIVAGSYWAYYELGWGGYWFWDPVENASLMPWLAATALLHSTSVLASRDALRVWTIMLGVVAFSMSMVGTFLVRSGILTSVHAFAVDPERGSFILVLLGLFIGGALLLFALRASTINEGQRFTATSREGALVFNNVMLSAILAIVLLGTLYPLLTEAFDVRVSVGPPYFNPVSAIFAVPMLVVMAVGPLLRWRQDRLERIRPELALFAALVLVSLIFFGFVTGVAILPLLGLALGIGLGVASFLPLRGRNLKRVPLATWGMIIAHFGIAVALIGMASESAFSKERLAAVEAGQSTQVGPWNVTLSEVMPVAGPNWTAIEGRLTATYDGAEPVVLTPQARRFWAPPQETTESALSTRWNGQLYAVIGDRTPDGRWQLRLWWKPLVTLIWYGGLLVALGGALALVGRVIADIRRRRIARRIVERRAETEAMA; encoded by the coding sequence ATGATCGCCGAACTCGGTCATGCCGCGCTGTGGCTCGCCGCCGCGCTTGCCGCGCTTCAGATGGCCGCCGGATTCCTCGCCGTTCGCGCCGGCGATAGGAGCGAGATCGCCAGGCTGGTCCGGCCGAGCGCAGTCGTGCAGGCAACGCTCGCCAGCATCGCTTTCGCCATGCTGCTATGGCTTTTCGCAATCACCGATTTGTCGGTGAAGCTGGTCGCGGCCAATTCGCATTCGCTGAAGCCACTGGTCTTCAAGCTGTCGGGCGCATGGGGCAATCACGAAGGTTCAATGCTGCTGTGGGTGACGGTGATGTCGCTCTCCGGCGGCCTCATCGCACTGGCCGAAAAGCGTCTGCCGGAGCGCACGATGCAGGCGACACTGGCGGCGCAGGGCCTCGTGTCGCTGGGCTTTTATGCCTTCCTGATCCTGAGCTCCAATCCGTTCGAGCGCTTGCCGGTGCCCGCGCCGGAGGGCCTTGGCCTCAATCCGCTGCTGCAGGACCTCGGCCTCGCCTTCCATCCGCCGACGCTTTACATGGGCTATGTCGGTCTCTCGGTCGCCTTCAGCTTCGCCGTAGGCGCGTTGCTGACGCGGCAGGTGACCCCGGACTTCGCCAGCGCAATGCGGCCATGGGTGCTGGGGGCCTGGGTGTTCCTTACGCTGGGAATCGTGGCGGGGTCCTATTGGGCCTATTACGAACTCGGCTGGGGCGGATACTGGTTCTGGGATCCGGTCGAGAATGCCTCGCTGATGCCCTGGCTGGCTGCGACTGCGCTGCTTCATTCGACGAGCGTCCTCGCCAGCCGCGATGCCTTGCGTGTGTGGACGATCATGCTCGGCGTGGTCGCATTTTCGATGAGCATGGTGGGGACCTTCCTCGTGCGTTCCGGCATTCTTACCAGCGTGCATGCCTTTGCCGTCGATCCGGAGCGGGGAAGCTTCATCCTCGTTCTGCTGGGCCTCTTCATCGGCGGCGCGCTGTTGCTGTTCGCTCTGCGCGCCAGCACGATCAATGAAGGTCAGCGCTTTACCGCGACCAGCCGCGAGGGCGCGCTGGTGTTCAACAATGTGATGCTGAGCGCAATCCTTGCGATCGTGCTGCTCGGCACGCTCTACCCGCTGCTGACCGAAGCCTTCGACGTGCGTGTGTCCGTTGGGCCGCCCTATTTCAATCCGGTCTCGGCGATTTTTGCGGTACCGATGCTGGTGGTCATGGCCGTCGGACCACTGCTGCGTTGGCGGCAGGACCGGCTGGAGCGCATCCGGCCTGAACTGGCGCTGTTTGCGGCGCTCGTTTTAGTGTCGCTGATATTCTTCGGCTTCGTCACCGGTGTCGCGATCCTGCCTCTGCTGGGCCTCGCGCTCGGCATTGGGCTGGGTGTGGCAAGTTTCCTTCCGCTGCGGGGCCGCAATCTGAAGCGCGTGCCGCTGGCGACATGGGGCATGATCATCGCCCATTTCGGCATCGCAGTGGCCCTGATCGGCATGGCGAGCGAAAGCGCTTTCTCGAAGGAACGGCTGGCGGCGGTCGAGGCAGGGCAAAGCACGCAGGTCGGCCCCTGGAACGTGACGCTGAGCGAGGTGATGCCGGTCGCCGGGCCCAACTGGACAGCCATCGAGGGTCGTCTAACCGCGACCTATGACGGGGCGGAGCCGGTCGTGCTCACCCCGCAGGCACGGCGATTCTGGGCGCCGCCGCAGGAAACGACGGAGAGCGCGCTGTCGACACGGTGGAACGGCCAGCTTTACGCCGTCATTGGCGATCGCACGCCGGACGGGCGCTGGCAGCTGCGGTTGTGGTGGAAGCCGCTCGTCACGCTGATCTGGTACGGCGGCCTGCTGGTCGCGCTGGGCGGGGCGCTGGCGCTGGTCGGTCGCGTGATCGCCGACATTCGGCGGCGGCGGATTGCGCGGCGGATCGTCGAGCGGCGCGCGGAAACGGAGGCGATGGCATGA
- a CDS encoding DsbE family thiol:disulfide interchange protein, translated as MSWRVWLPLFLFAGFLGLAAYQLTQPKDDFVESGMIGEALPYFDLPPATEGANGAATTDFRDGTPRLLNIWASWCLPCIAEAPQLERLKEAGVPIVGIAIRDRPEDVARFLAQHGNPYTRIARDDLSEVQLAIGSSGVPETFVIDGRGIIRYQHLGDIRESDVPTLLAELEKAR; from the coding sequence ATGAGTTGGCGCGTTTGGCTTCCGCTGTTCCTGTTTGCAGGTTTCCTTGGCCTCGCGGCCTACCAGCTGACCCAGCCGAAAGACGATTTCGTCGAGAGCGGGATGATCGGCGAGGCGCTGCCCTATTTCGACCTTCCGCCCGCGACCGAGGGCGCGAATGGCGCCGCCACCACCGATTTCAGGGACGGGACACCGCGCCTGCTCAATATCTGGGCCAGCTGGTGCCTGCCGTGCATCGCCGAAGCTCCGCAGCTTGAGCGTCTGAAGGAGGCGGGTGTGCCCATCGTCGGCATCGCGATCCGCGACCGACCCGAAGATGTGGCCCGGTTCCTGGCGCAGCATGGCAACCCCTACACACGCATCGCACGCGACGATCTTTCGGAGGTGCAGCTTGCCATCGGCTCGTCGGGTGTGCCCGAGACCTTCGTTATCGATGGCCGGGGCATCATCCGCTACCAGCACCTCGGCGATATTCGCGAAAGCGACGTGCCGACGCTGCTGGCCGAGCTGGAGAAGGCGCGATGA
- a CDS encoding cytochrome c-type biogenesis protein, with product MSRIVLCLLALSLALPLAAQDSMPPAPFAYRQLDDPAQEAAAQDLMETLRCLKCQSQSIADSDAPMAGDMRHQVRIRIAAGEDPEAVRAWLVQRYGDYVSYRPEVSAVTWPLFAIPALLVLVAAVVLAGRLRRRAS from the coding sequence ATGAGCCGAATTGTGCTCTGCCTGCTCGCACTTAGCCTTGCGCTGCCGCTCGCCGCGCAGGACAGCATGCCGCCTGCGCCGTTCGCTTATCGCCAGCTCGACGACCCGGCGCAGGAGGCCGCAGCGCAGGACCTGATGGAGACGCTGCGCTGCCTCAAGTGCCAGTCGCAATCCATCGCCGATAGCGATGCACCGATGGCCGGCGACATGCGCCACCAGGTCCGCATCCGTATCGCTGCGGGCGAGGACCCGGAGGCGGTGCGCGCGTGGCTGGTCCAGCGCTATGGCGATTACGTCAGCTATCGGCCCGAGGTAAGCGCGGTGACCTGGCCGCTGTTCGCAATCCCTGCGCTGCTGGTGCTAGTTGCAGCCGTGGTGCTGGCGGGCCGCTTGCGGAGGCGCGCATCGTGA
- a CDS encoding tetratricopeptide repeat protein — translation MSWVPILLLALLTFVGAVFLLKLPRSVWALFGAALLFGLAGYAIQGSPGQAGAPRVATGDETARSGEAMVQARREFYAEGVLPSRFVVTADAFARRGQFDQSARFLSNALAENPNDSEAWLALGNSLVEHAEGQLTPAALNAYERADAVGLGNPAPIYFLGLAWLRAGEPQRTRELWAELLASAPDDADWRPLLAERIARLDGLLGVSDATVEAEAAE, via the coding sequence GTGAGTTGGGTGCCGATCCTGCTGCTGGCGCTGTTGACCTTCGTCGGGGCCGTCTTCCTGCTGAAGCTGCCGCGCAGCGTTTGGGCGCTATTCGGGGCCGCGCTCCTTTTCGGGCTTGCGGGCTATGCGATTCAGGGTTCGCCCGGGCAGGCGGGCGCGCCTCGCGTCGCAACCGGAGACGAAACCGCGCGATCGGGCGAGGCCATGGTGCAGGCCCGGCGCGAATTCTATGCCGAGGGCGTGCTACCCTCCCGCTTCGTAGTGACCGCCGATGCCTTCGCGCGCCGCGGCCAGTTCGACCAGTCGGCGCGTTTCCTCAGCAATGCCCTCGCTGAGAACCCGAACGATTCAGAAGCCTGGCTGGCGCTGGGCAACTCGCTGGTCGAGCATGCCGAGGGGCAGCTGACACCCGCAGCCCTCAACGCCTACGAACGTGCCGACGCTGTCGGGCTCGGCAACCCGGCGCCGATCTATTTCCTCGGCCTCGCATGGCTGCGTGCCGGCGAACCGCAGCGCACGCGCGAACTCTGGGCGGAACTGCTGGCGAGTGCGCCGGACGACGCCGACTGGCGCCCGCTGCTGGCCGAGCGCATCGCGCGGTTGGACGGCCTGCTCGGCGTCTCAGATGCTACGGTAGAAGCCGAAGCAGCCGAATGA
- a CDS encoding potassium transporter Kup, protein MSDSATIQDPVPEGAPSTGGHGDGHGGASRTALAVGAIGVVFGDIGTSPLYAFRETFSGSVGIAIDRMHVLGVVSLIFWSMTVVVAIQYVTILMRADNKGQGGSLALIALISRHIGQTKYAWLVVLLGVFATSLFYGDSMITPAISVLSAVEGLTVVDHRLDPLVIPIALVLLVGLFLLQARGTAKVGALFAPVMIVYFTVIAGLGLNQIVQNPDILWALNPYYAVMFFVTDGVIAFLALGAVVLAVTGAEALYSDMGHFGRGPMRLSWFGFVMPCLLLNYFGQGAMIAGLPPEQAAEVVRNPFFLLASEEYRLPLVILATMATFIASQAVISGAFSITHQAMQLGFMPRLSIRHTSETEAGQIYIPVINWALMVAVIVLVLTFQTSSNLAAAYGIAVTGAVTIDTILMGVLFVGVWKWKWWVALPIVVFFLIVDGAYFAANLVKVPDGGWFPLVVGLVAFTLLTTWARGRRLMRERMSETALPIEIFAKSAKNSATRVPGTAIFMASQTAGVPSALLHNIKHNKVLHERVIILTVLIADSPYVESDKRCEIHDLGDGFYRAILHYGFMQETNVPEGLKEMERCGGKFDMMHTSFFLSRQTLLASDKPGMPIWREKIFAWMLRNAATAMDFFRLPTNRVVELGSQVEI, encoded by the coding sequence ATGAGCGATAGCGCGACCATCCAGGACCCGGTGCCCGAGGGTGCTCCCTCCACCGGCGGCCACGGCGATGGCCATGGCGGCGCATCGCGCACGGCTTTGGCAGTCGGTGCAATCGGCGTCGTCTTCGGCGACATCGGCACCAGCCCGCTATATGCCTTCCGCGAGACATTCTCCGGGTCGGTCGGCATCGCCATCGACCGGATGCATGTGCTGGGCGTGGTCAGTCTGATTTTCTGGTCGATGACGGTTGTCGTGGCGATCCAGTATGTCACCATCCTGATGCGTGCCGACAACAAGGGGCAGGGCGGGAGCCTCGCCCTGATCGCGCTGATCAGCCGCCATATCGGGCAGACGAAATACGCCTGGCTGGTGGTGCTCCTAGGCGTGTTCGCGACCTCGCTGTTCTACGGCGACAGCATGATTACGCCCGCAATCTCGGTGCTTTCAGCGGTCGAGGGCCTGACGGTGGTCGATCACCGGCTCGACCCGCTGGTGATCCCCATTGCCCTGGTGCTGCTGGTTGGGCTGTTCCTCCTGCAGGCACGCGGCACGGCCAAGGTGGGGGCACTTTTCGCGCCGGTGATGATCGTCTATTTCACGGTGATCGCCGGGCTGGGGCTCAACCAGATCGTGCAGAATCCGGACATCCTCTGGGCGCTCAATCCCTACTATGCGGTCATGTTCTTCGTGACCGACGGCGTGATCGCTTTCCTTGCGCTGGGCGCGGTCGTGCTGGCGGTGACCGGGGCCGAAGCGTTGTATTCGGACATGGGCCATTTCGGGCGCGGCCCGATGCGCTTGAGCTGGTTCGGCTTCGTCATGCCATGCCTTTTGCTCAACTATTTCGGGCAGGGCGCGATGATTGCAGGGCTGCCGCCCGAGCAGGCGGCCGAAGTTGTCCGCAACCCGTTCTTCCTGCTGGCGAGCGAGGAGTATCGCCTGCCGCTGGTGATCCTTGCCACCATGGCGACCTTCATCGCCAGCCAGGCGGTTATCTCCGGCGCGTTCAGCATCACTCACCAGGCGATGCAGCTGGGCTTCATGCCGCGCCTCTCGATCCGCCATACCAGCGAAACCGAGGCGGGGCAGATCTACATTCCGGTCATCAACTGGGCGCTGATGGTGGCGGTGATCGTGCTGGTGCTGACCTTCCAGACCTCGTCCAACCTCGCCGCCGCCTACGGTATCGCGGTGACCGGCGCGGTGACCATCGACACGATCCTGATGGGCGTGTTGTTCGTCGGCGTGTGGAAGTGGAAATGGTGGGTCGCCCTGCCGATCGTGGTATTCTTCCTGATCGTGGACGGGGCGTATTTTGCCGCGAACCTCGTGAAGGTGCCCGACGGCGGCTGGTTCCCGCTGGTGGTCGGCCTCGTCGCCTTCACGCTGCTCACCACCTGGGCGCGCGGGCGCAGGCTGATGCGCGAGCGGATGAGCGAGACGGCGCTGCCGATCGAAATCTTCGCAAAGAGCGCCAAGAACTCCGCCACCCGCGTGCCGGGCACCGCGATTTTCATGGCCAGCCAGACCGCCGGCGTGCCCAGCGCGCTGCTGCACAATATCAAGCACAACAAGGTGCTTCACGAGCGGGTCATCATCCTGACCGTTCTGATCGCCGACAGCCCCTATGTCGAAAGCGACAAGCGCTGCGAGATCCACGACCTCGGCGACGGATTCTACCGCGCGATCCTGCACTATGGCTTCATGCAGGAAACCAATGTGCCTGAAGGGCTGAAGGAGATGGAGCGGTGCGGCGGCAAGTTCGACATGATGCACACCAGCTTCTTCCTCAGCCGCCAGACCCTGCTTGCCAGCGACAAGCCCGGCATGCCGATCTGGCGCGAGAAGATCTTCGCTTGGATGCTGCGCAATGCGGCGACCGCGATGGACTTCTTCCGCCTTCCGACCAATCGTGTTGTCGAATTGGGGAGTCAGGTCGAGATCTGA
- a CDS encoding DUF6445 family protein — translation MQTLARPQIDVRQFGADRQPVVVIDGFSGMADRLRDQATKAEYQPGGAAYPGVRAWADPSYLDRRRGLMFEVLQKVFGIRRGIKLEASTFSLVTKRADDLSPGQRRPHYDGSEAGLIAVMHYLLGPESGGTGFYRHRATGFEAITPDRQARYEGAVRAEDRSGEPSSGYHYGDNDRYEMIGEIEAQPDRFILYRGWSLHSGVIPKSASLSADPAKGRLTINMFLMGA, via the coding sequence ATGCAGACGCTTGCCCGCCCGCAGATCGACGTTCGTCAGTTCGGTGCTGATCGGCAGCCCGTGGTCGTAATCGACGGCTTCAGCGGCATGGCCGACAGGCTTCGCGACCAAGCCACGAAAGCTGAATACCAGCCCGGCGGTGCCGCCTATCCGGGCGTACGCGCCTGGGCCGATCCCTCTTATCTCGACCGTCGCCGCGGCCTCATGTTCGAGGTTCTACAAAAGGTTTTCGGAATCAGACGGGGTATCAAGCTCGAAGCTTCGACATTTTCACTCGTCACGAAGCGCGCGGACGATCTCTCGCCCGGCCAGCGCCGCCCGCATTACGACGGCTCCGAAGCCGGATTGATCGCGGTGATGCACTACTTGCTCGGTCCCGAGAGCGGCGGCACCGGATTCTATCGCCACCGCGCAACCGGCTTCGAGGCGATCACTCCCGATCGACAGGCGAGATACGAGGGCGCGGTGCGAGCCGAAGATCGCTCAGGCGAACCGTCTTCCGGCTATCACTATGGCGACAACGACCGATACGAAATGATCGGAGAGATCGAAGCGCAGCCCGACCGGTTCATTCTCTATCGCGGCTGGTCGCTTCACTCCGGTGTGATTCCAAAGAGTGCGAGCCTGTCCGCCGATCCGGCAAAGGGTCGGCTGACCATCAACATGTTCCTCATGGGCGCGTAA